GGACTGGGCAACAACCAAACACAACTACTCGCTGCCATCGCCAACTATCAACTTCTGCTGCGACATAACCACCGCTGCGGAAACAACAACGGGCAAATACAATGGATCCTCGATGCACTCTGAATTACCGGACGGCCTCTACACGCAAACCGTGGCACCCGACTCGCATGACTTCAGATATTAATCCAGTTTGAAAGCTTCTGGCTTGCTGCCAGCGTGGCGTTTGGATTCACTCATCTTGGATTCGATGAGCACTTTACCTTCACGTTTGAGAACCATGTTCTTGAAAACCATCTCGCCAGTAGCCAGTTTTTCATAGTCTGAAAATTCGGCGTCCTGTGTTACCTCTTTCCAACCCTGGAATTCATCCTTGACCTTATCGGTGCAGCCAGCAAGGTAGTGAGTGTTCTTGTCAAAATGCAGAGTGACGTCCCGTTTGCCTTCTCGGGATACCAGCACGCTGACGACTGACTTGCCAGCAAATGAACGTTCACCCAGCAGTTTCAGTTTAAAGGCTGTATCGTTTACCAGTGGTGTCAGACTGTTCACCCAAAGCTGATAGAGTGAATGGGTTGTCTCTTCCAGCTTCTCGCCTTCCACCATGCGTGATTGCCCCATGGCGCTCTCTTTGGCCTGATTGCCGTTTTGAATAAAGACGATCTCTATCTTCTGCCCCTGGAATTCGCCTTTCATCTCGAAACGGTATTTGTCGGAAGGCTCGAATGTCCAGTAGGAATCGTAAACAATGGATGCACCGCCGAAGTTCATCTTACCCTGCTCGTGCCAGGTCTGGTAATAGGGCTTGCCATCGTTGGGAACGCCCATAGCAGCGATGGCTTTCTTGACAACACCCTCTGCTGATTCCTGTGCAGCTATCGCTGATGTTGCGATCAGCAGAAGGGACAAGCTCGTGAAAATGCGCATAACAGTCTTCCTTTCTTCAATGGTTAATCAAACTGTGTGGATGCAGTATCCTGAACGTGTTTTGCAATGCCTTCATCGGTGTTACTGATCGGCCCATGATGATTCGCGGCCAGGTAAAGCACCGAGAATGCATGGTAGCCCGGAAAGAAATTCCGCTTCGATATTCCCAGTGTAATGATTGGCTTGGGCTTTCCGCGCTGAAATATGGTGCATTTTCCCTGCTCGATAGAAAAACCTGAAATATCGTGGTAGGAAATGGTTTGTTCAGGCTTCCTACCATACCAACTTCCTGGAATGTAACGCAGTTGATCGTGCTCCAGTGTAACCAGATCGGCCCAGGGAACCGATTGACCGCCCTGCACTGTCTGTACCATGCGATTGCCTATGATGGCAGCGAGCGAATCACGCAGGACATCCAGAGAAGTGTCCACGTTCTTGATCGTTGTGCCGAAAACCATTTTCGGCTTATTGAGTTCAGCCCGGGGAAAGAAGGTCATTTTCAGATGGGTGCCAAGGTAAGCGCCGTTGTGATAATGCTTGGTCGCGGAATAGGTGAACTCATTCAAATCGGTGTAGAGCAATGTGTGTTCACGAAAAACGCCTCGCTGGTAGAGACCAAACTCATGACAGCGGAATATCGTTTTGAATGTGATCCAGGCGGCGATACTCATCAATACTGCGATGGGAAGGAAACAAATCGCAAGAATCAGCATGACTTCGCGCTCATGCTTGTCTGCACCACCTGCCGCAATAACCACAATAAAAATCAGACTGGCTGCCAAGAGGAGTCCCGCTACGACGAGCAGAGATATGCCAATGCTTTTTTTGGGCTTTCGTTCGAAGATGATGCGGCCAAGCTGACCGTCCGCAACTGTTATGTTCTGGTCGCCTCGCTTTGCGAGTATTTCTTCGATGAGCAGATGAAGAATGTGTGCGTTGGCAGCATGGATGGGAATAGCTGCAAAAGCTTCTTCTTGGCCATTCCTCCAGAATTTGAGCTTATCTTCGATAGTCTGCACTGCCACGATTTCGGACAATGGCGTTTCCGAATCTTCCGATTTCTGGTTGCGAATCAAGAGACTTGAATTGGTAAGTTCCCAGCCTTCACCCAACACGCTCTGGTTTTTGAGGCGTTCACCATCAGCCCGATCCTTGAGCAGTTTGACAATGCGAACGATGAACTCATCAGCGGGATCGACCTGTCCTACCTTGTACTTGCTCTTCATCTCAATAAGTTCTGGCTGATTGCCGCTGGCAACGACCCAGACACGGAAGGTTCGCGTCGTGGAAGTGTGGTTGCCGTTTTCAAAATTATCCTTGTACTGCAGGGCGATGCTGACAATGTCATCGTCGCTGAATGTTCTTTCACCAATGTGATCGGTGATGGTAAAGCGATGCGGCTCGGTTGTCAGCCACATCAGGTTGCGAACGCGTGTTGTTTCGATGTAAAAGCTGGCAAACAGCAGCAACAGCCCTGCCCCGCCCAGGCTGAAGCCGATGACGCTGTTGTTCTTGATCACAGCCAGCACAATTCCGACAATAATGAGCAGCACGCCGCCGCCACCGGTCAGATAAGCAGGCAGACGGGATTCACTGCTCCGAATGAGGATACGGTCACTCATGATGATGTTAGTTCCTTCATCCAATTTCCTCTGTTATGATCTTGCGTAGTTTTACTGGAGATTGCAAGTACATCCCGGACCGGAATCATGTCGAACAAGCCTTTCCTGACAGCGCACTGGCATACGCTGGTCATGCTGAATTATGTGGTTGCCCCGGAATTGATCCAGCACCTGGTACCGGCTGGAACAGAATTAGACACCTGGCAGGGACGCCATTATGTCAGCATGGTGGGATTTCGTTTTGAACAGACGAGAGTTCGTGGCTGGGCTATCCCGTTTCATCAGCATTTTGATGAAGTCAACTTACGGATGTATGTTCGTAAACGTGATGCAAACGGCTGGCGGCGAGGCGTTGTGTTTGTCAAAGAGATTGTTCCAAGATGGGTCATCGCAACAGTGGCCCGAGTTGTTTACAACGAGAACTACATCACCTTGCCGATGCAGTCCATTGCCAAAACGTCCACAGAGGATCAAAAGGGAGAAGCGAAATATCGATGGAAATGGAACGGTCATTGGTGCGAACTAGGGGCAGATTTCACAGGCCAGCCAGTATTGCCTTCTGAAGGCTCGGAAGAACAGTTTATCACTGAGCATTATTGGGGTTATGTAACCCAACGTCATGGGAGCGTGGTCGAATATGAAGTCAAGCATCCTTCGTGGCGTATCTGGAAGGCTGATCGATCCTGGCTGAATGGGGAGTTGACAGGCCTTTATGGCCCGAAGTTGGAAGAGATAGTGAAACAGCCCGCTGCTTCTGCCTTTATTGCTGAGGGATCGGCGATCAGTGTTTCACGAGCAGCCAAATTGCCAAGTGTATAGTCATTACCAAGAAAATCGAAAAAAATGAATAGTCACTTTGTTCCTGTTACAATGGCGAAAGGAAAGAGGGGGATTCAATGTATCCATCAGGACTTTGGCGTGGCTTCTGGGAACAGCAATATTTCGGCAGGCAGTTCATGGATGATTTCACGTTGAAATTTCACAACGGCAGCATCAGCGGCGGTGGAAAGGATATCGTTGGCCTGTTTGTCATCAAGGGTGAGTATGACCAGGGGCAGATTTCCTTCGTGAAGCAGTATATCGGCAAACACAAAGTTGTTTACACCGGGCAATACGATGGCGAAGGTTCCATCCATGGAACGTGGGTGATACCAGGCGACTCAAAAGGTCCTTTCTCGCTATCACCCAGTCCCTACCAGGCCAAGGCTGATGATCCCATCCAAGAAATTGGATGAGATGTTACACACCCATCACATGGTAGCCACAATCTACATAGAGCACCTGACCGGTAATACCGGAAGCTAACGGGCTGCACAAAAACAGGGTTGCTTGTGCCACTTCATCAGCGGTAATGCCTCGAGGCAATGGACTCTTTTCTGCAGCGTGCTGAATCATCTGCTCAATATCACCAATGCCCTTGGCAGCTCGTGATGCATAGGGGCCTGCGGAAATGGTGTTCACCCGAATATTATCTTTGCCGTAATTGAACGCAAGTTGCTTGGTATCTATCTGCAATGCTGCTTTGGAAGTGGACATGCCGCCGCCGTAGTGGGGCACGACGCGCTCGCCTCCGATGTAGGACAGGGAAACGACGGATCCGCCTTGAGTCATTAGTGGAGAAATCGCTCGCATTAGCCCTGTCAATGAGTAGGCGCTGATGGAAAGCGCCTGCAGGTAAGCAGCCCGGCTGGTATCACGCTGTGTTTTCTTCACTTCAGAACTGAAGGCAACGGAATGAATCAGGATGTCAACACGTGGGAAATCTGCTTTGATTTTATCGTGCATTCCCTGCAGCGAGAAATCACCATGCTTGGCGTAACGACGGTCGGTGCGAGTTTTTTCGTCAACATCGGCCATCGTATCGTAACTGACATCGCAGGGTACCACTTTATCGACCTTCAGGTTGCCTTTTCCAAAGGGCAGAACCCGGGCCTCAGCATCCTTGTCGTTGCTTAAAAACATCTCCACAATGCCGGTGACACGTGGATGGACGGCAAAAATCAGCCTGGCCCCGGCAGCCTGCAGCGTTTTGGCAATAGTCCACGCAAAGCTCTCATTGTCGGAAACACCGGTAACGAGTGCCACCTGACCTGATAAATCAAGAGGAATCATGAAACCCATCCTTGCCTGAATACTGGTAACATGATGTAAATATATTGTTGGGATAGTAGATGGCTCGTTCTCTGGTCACTTGGAGCATGATCTGATGGCGGAGGGATCCACAAAACCGGAAATGCAGGTAGCCATCGGCATTGTGCGCTGGGATGATCAATTTCTCGTCGGCGCTCGCCGTGAGGATCAAACTTGGCCAGGCCGTGATGAGTTCCCCGGCGGAAAAGTGGAATATGGCGAAACGATCGACCAGGCCGTCTGGCGGGAAGTGCGTGAAGAAACAGGCATCGATATCCGGCTCATGAACTGGCGACGGGAAGTCATCATCCCCGCTGGTCATAAAAATCTGCGACTGGTTTTTGTACTCTGTGAGCCAATTGAAGACATTGAGCCTGATGCTCCGTTTCGATGGGTAAAACGAAACGATCTGTTGAAACTCGAATTTCCGCCAGCCAATATGCCTATTCTGGAAGAGTTGATTAAGCGAACGGATGAATCGGTTTACTAACAGTCATGGAGTTAAGCTGATTTCTGAAAACATACATCAACAATGATAATCACCAGCATACCCACACTGATCACGCCATTCACCTGGAAGAATGCCTGATTGACTCGTGACAAGTCGTTGGGCTTCACGATAGCATGCTCGTAACAGAGCAGACAAGCTACCAGGATGATGCCTACCAGATAGATCATTCCCAATTCAGCGATGAAATAAAGAATCAGTAAACAGAGAACCATGCAGATATGGCTCAGGAACGCAACACGCAATGCGTTGTTCACTCCAAGGGCTGCAGGGATGCTGTGCAGTTTTGCTTTGGTATCAAAGTCAACATCCTGAGTGGCATAGAGAATATCAAAGCCTGTAACCCAGAAGAGTACTGCTAAACCTAATACTACTGGCGTCCACGAAAGTGAACCTGTGATGGCCAGCCAGGCCGCAATCGGTGCCAGCATGAGTGATAAACCGAGCCAGACATGACACAGGGCGGTGAATCGTTTGGTGAAGGAGTAGCCTGCGATAAAGAGCAGCACTGGAATACTGAGAATGAGGGGCCAAAGGTTCTCGTTCCAGACCCAGAAATGGATCGTTGATATCACAAACCCGATGGCTGAGAGTATCGCAAACCAGGTTACAGCCTGCACGGAGAGTAAGCCTGCGGGAAGATGGCGTTTTTCGGTGCGTGGATTGGCTGCATCAATCTTGCGATCAACCAGGCGATTGATTGCCATCGCCCAGGTGCGTGCAAGAACCATGCAGGGGATGATACCAGCAATATCGATAAATATCTCAAACGGTTTTGTTCTGCCTGAAGCACGCCAGGCCAGAACAGCGCCTGCCAATGCGAAAGGCAACGCGAAGAGTGTGTGGCTGAAGCGGATCATTTCCAGAAACAGACGAACCTGCTTCAGCCAGCCTGATGAGTTATTCATCAAAAATTCCAAAGCCGAAGCCTCGACGCTGCTCTTGTTCTCGCTCTTCTACCGCAGGCTTTTCTTCGACCGGTTTGACTATGGGTGCAGGTGAAGGTTCCACAGCAGCCACAGCTATTTCGGAAGGAACATCGTGTGATACAGGAGCTTCTTCAAAAGATGCGAATGAAACCGATGCATCAACCGGCTCAGCTTTACGGGGGGTTGCAATATCATCGAACGAAATCGGCATGTCTTCAATAACCGTGGGAACCGTTACAGGCTCTTCGTTGGGTTTTTCTTTACCCTTGCCTCGCCGACGGCGCTTCTTGAATTTGTCTTTCTCTTCGGATTCGGGTGCAGCCATATCTTCGGTATCAATGACTTCAGATTCATCGACCTGCTTTTCAACAACCGGTCGTTCCGTCGTTTTCCTGGATTCAGCCAGGTTTGCCATGACTTCATCGGCGGTCGAGTTGAAGGGGCTGCGCTGAGTACCTGAGAATTCTGCAAATTCATCTTCAAAAGCTGCGGACTTTTGTTTCCCCAGAAACTGGCTGGTCTCTTCTGCAAAATCCGAGAAGCCTTGGAATCTGGTTTCACGAGGCTTGATCTCTGCTGCGATTGGCCGTGTCGCAGGGATTCGTTCCAGACCGACATCACGTTCTGGCCGGGCAGCGATGCCTCGTTTGGTTGGGGTTCCTTTAACCGGAGCACGGCTGGGGAGCGAATGTGTCTCCTTGCCCCTGGTGCGAGGGCTTTCCTTTCGGACATGCGGACTAAGCTCAGCACCAAAACGAACTACGCTGTAGGTGCCGCGTTTAGCGTCTCTTTCGAGTTCAACCAGTCCCTGAGCTTGTGCATCTTCCAGCAATGCCGAAAACGTCGCGAACCCATGATAGGTTTCGTTGAAGGAAGGCTTCTTCCGCTTCATAGTCT
This is a stretch of genomic DNA from Planctomycetia bacterium. It encodes these proteins:
- a CDS encoding DUF2071 domain-containing protein, with protein sequence MSNKPFLTAHWHTLVMLNYVVAPELIQHLVPAGTELDTWQGRHYVSMVGFRFEQTRVRGWAIPFHQHFDEVNLRMYVRKRDANGWRRGVVFVKEIVPRWVIATVARVVYNENYITLPMQSIAKTSTEDQKGEAKYRWKWNGHWCELGADFTGQPVLPSEGSEEQFITEHYWGYVTQRHGSVVEYEVKHPSWRIWKADRSWLNGELTGLYGPKLEEIVKQPAASAFIAEGSAISVSRAAKLPSV
- a CDS encoding SDR family oxidoreductase encodes the protein MIPLDLSGQVALVTGVSDNESFAWTIAKTLQAAGARLIFAVHPRVTGIVEMFLSNDKDAEARVLPFGKGNLKVDKVVPCDVSYDTMADVDEKTRTDRRYAKHGDFSLQGMHDKIKADFPRVDILIHSVAFSSEVKKTQRDTSRAAYLQALSISAYSLTGLMRAISPLMTQGGSVVSLSYIGGERVVPHYGGGMSTSKAALQIDTKQLAFNYGKDNIRVNTISAGPYASRAAKGIGDIEQMIQHAAEKSPLPRGITADEVAQATLFLCSPLASGITGQVLYVDCGYHVMGV
- a CDS encoding NYN domain-containing protein; the protein is MPNESERALAIFVDFDNIAQGFRRTDRFDIQRVLKRMVEKGKIVSKKTYADWSRYLPYTASLHEAAFELVEIPKRSMTGKNSADIRLCVDAMDLAYSKPHIDTFVIVSGDSDFTPLVSKLKEMGKHVIGLGMSNSTSDLLRDNCDEFIYYEDLEVEKADTPKVNLPVPDTKRKALELLLEACVALRRENKEVLWASMIKETMKRKKPSFNETYHGFATFSALLEDAQAQGLVELERDAKRGTYSVVRFGAELSPHVRKESPRTRGKETHSLPSRAPVKGTPTKRGIAARPERDVGLERIPATRPIAAEIKPRETRFQGFSDFAEETSQFLGKQKSAAFEDEFAEFSGTQRSPFNSTADEVMANLAESRKTTERPVVEKQVDESEVIDTEDMAAPESEEKDKFKKRRRRGKGKEKPNEEPVTVPTVIEDMPISFDDIATPRKAEPVDASVSFASFEEAPVSHDVPSEIAVAAVEPSPAPIVKPVEEKPAVEEREQEQRRGFGFGIFDE
- a CDS encoding NUDIX domain-containing protein, encoding MAEGSTKPEMQVAIGIVRWDDQFLVGARREDQTWPGRDEFPGGKVEYGETIDQAVWREVREETGIDIRLMNWRREVIIPAGHKNLRLVFVLCEPIEDIEPDAPFRWVKRNDLLKLEFPPANMPILEELIKRTDESVY
- a CDS encoding UbiA family prenyltransferase is translated as MNNSSGWLKQVRLFLEMIRFSHTLFALPFALAGAVLAWRASGRTKPFEIFIDIAGIIPCMVLARTWAMAINRLVDRKIDAANPRTEKRHLPAGLLSVQAVTWFAILSAIGFVISTIHFWVWNENLWPLILSIPVLLFIAGYSFTKRFTALCHVWLGLSLMLAPIAAWLAITGSLSWTPVVLGLAVLFWVTGFDILYATQDVDFDTKAKLHSIPAALGVNNALRVAFLSHICMVLCLLILYFIAELGMIYLVGIILVACLLCYEHAIVKPNDLSRVNQAFFQVNGVISVGMLVIIIVDVCFQKSA